ttctgttgtgtttatgttatgttacggtgcggatgttctcccgaaatgtgtttgtcattcttgtttggtgtgggttcacagtgtggcgcatatttgtaacagtgttaaagttgtttatacggccaccctcagtgtgacctgtatggctgttgatcaagtatgccttgcattcacttgtgagtgtgtcaaaagccgtagatattatgtgactgggctggcacgcaaaggcagtgccttcaaggtttattggcgctctgcacttctccctacgtccgtgtacacagcggcgttttaaaaagtaatacattttactttttgaaaccgataccgataattttgaaaccgataccgataatttccgatattacattttaaaacatttatcggccgataatattggcagtccgatattatcggacatccctaataaacatcacatcagttggcatcccagtgagagcagacattgtacagtaagtgattgctttaaatatgtttgtagtttgtatgtcTTCTTTAGCACTTACCAATAGTGTTACTTTCTGCATCTGTTTATCAcccagcttctaaaacgtgtatCTCATCCGCCATATATACagactcaaaaatataaggtctggGATCATGAATTGTCCCAAAGTTGTTGTTGCTGGCTCTTATGAAGTCTGTCATCATTAGAAATAGTTGTTGTTGAAAGAAATAGCGAACGTCATGATGTGCTTGTTACAAACAGCATAGACTTATTGCATGTATAAAATGTTGTTGGAGGTTTTGGGGAGTGGTTTACAGCGCATTATAGGCAAAATAGATCGAATCCCCATGACCTGATTTGTTAGCCACCTCTAGCTagtttacaaattagaatgcataaaaaaaagaaagttctTGTATCATATagagattgtgaattataggctaaATTAGCCCCCAAAAACCTCCTTAAGAGTTCTGTTTAATACAAATGTTTCTGAAGCAGTGATCATCACAGGAGCTTGTAGACATgtgcgtgtgtttttgtgtgtgtgcttgtgcaaGGGAGCGTGACAGTTTgatatttactttaaaaaaatctacgGAGTCAATTGATAGACGTTACATTACGTATGTATTTTAAGTTAAATAGTCAGATAGTTCAATGATCATGGTCTGTTAGTACCAAGATGTACAAACACGGCAGATACCCCTTCCGCTGTGATCACACTCACGATACAACAATGTTTATTTAGATTttaatagttgttgtttttattgtgtgGTAGTGTAAAGTAtgcgcttaaaggcctactgaaatgcgattttcttatttaaacggggatagcaggtccattcatgtgtcatacttgatcatttcgcgatattgtcatatttttgctgaaaggatttagtagagaacattgacgataaagttcgcaacttttggtccctgataaaaaagccttgcctgtaccaaaagtagcagacgagtagcgtgacgtcacaggttgtggcgctcctcacatctgcacattgtttacaatcatggccaccagcagcgagagcgattcggaccgagaaaacgacgatttccccattaatttgagcgaggatgaaagattcgtggatgaggaaagtgagagtgaaggactagagggcagtgggagcgattcagatagggaagatgctgtgagaggcgggtgggacctgatattcagctgggaatgactaaaacagtaaatgaacacaagacatatatatatactctattagccacaacacaaccaggcttatatgtaatttgccacaaattaatcccgcataacaaacacctcccccctcccgtccatataacccgccaatacaactcaaacacctgcacaacacactcaatcccacagcccaaagtaccgttcacctccccaaagttcatacagcacatatatgtccccaaagttacgtacgtgacatgcacatagcggcacgcacatacgggcaagcgatcaaatgtttggaagccgcagcttcatgcgtactcacggtaccgtgtcttcgtatccaactcaaagtcctcctggtaagagtctctgttgtcccagttctccacaggccaatggtaaagcttgactgtgaacaatgaaacaccgtttgtgtttgtgttgctgcagtcggccacaatacaccgctgcccacctacagctttcttctttgctgtctccattgttcattgaacaaattgcaaaagattcaccaacacagatgtccagaatactgtggaattttgcgatgaaaacagacgacttaatagctggccaccatgctgtcccaaaatttcctccacaatccgtgacgtcacgcgctgacgtcatcataccaagacgttttcagcatgatatttcgcgcgaaatttaaaatggcactttagtaagctaacccggccgtattggcatgtgttgcaatgttaagatttcatcattgatatataaactatcagactgcgtggtcggtagtagtgggtttcagtaggcctttaaagtagtgtaaattatgtacttaatgtactgtattgtatgcacataaagtagtgtaaagtcggTGCAATAACAATAAGTCAGGATGTCAGATTTTTAATGGCAGCACATTACATTTGTAGGGCTGACAGACAAATATAATCCACACTTTCAGTAAAGCCAACACGCTTCATAAAACTCTTCTTCTCTGCCGTTTCCCAGGCAAGGGACCCTCAAACTGATAGAGAGAAGGAGCGATGTACCCCCAACTTATAGACCCTGAATAAAATGATGTGTTAAATGAAACTCgtcctaaaggtaccttgttattgtacaatactaagatattcaatatatatatatatatatatatatatatatatatatatatatatattagtactgcaacaactaatcgattaaaatcgattataaaaatagttgacgattaatttagtcatcgattcgttggatctatactatgcgcatgtgcagaggcaatttaagtaataattgacagattaatcgattatcaaattaatcgttagttgcagccctaatatatatatatatatatatatatgtatatatatatatatatatatattaatcgattatcaaattaatcgtaagttgcagccctaatatatatatatatatatatatatatattagggctgcaactaacgattaatttgataatcgattaatctgtcaattattacttcgatatatatatatatatattagggctgcaactaacgattaatttgataatcgattaatctgtcaattattacttcgattaatcgattaataataggattaaagagacaaactacatttctatcctttccagtattttattgaaaaaaacagcacactggcaccatacttattttgactattgtttctcagctgtttgtacatgttgcagtttataaaaaaaggtttataaaaaaaaaaaaaaaaaaaaaaaaatatatatatatatatatatatatatatatatatatatatatatatatatatatatatatatatatatatatatatatatatatatatatatatatataagggctgcaactaacgattaatttgataatcgattaatctgtcaattattacttcgattaatcgattaataatcggataaaagagacaaactacatttctatcctttccagtattttattgaaaaaaacagcatactggcaccatacttattttgactattgtttctcagctgtttgtacatgttgcagtttataaaaaaaggtttatgaaaaaaaaaaaaaaaaaaaaaaaaaatatatatatatatatatatatatatatatatatatatatatatatatatatatatatatatatatatatatatatatatatatataattagggctgcaactaacgattaattttataatcgattaatctgtcaattattacttcgattaattgattaataatcggatgaaagagacaaactatatatatatatatactgtataaatatatatatatatatatatatatatatatatatatatatatatatatatatatatatatatatatatatatatatatatatcgggtaCTCCGGCGTCCTCcatcctccaaagacatgcacctggggataggttcatTGGCCACACGAAATTGACCctatgtgagtatgaatgtcgtttgtctatctgtgttggccctgcgatgaggtgacgacatgtccagggtgtacactgccttccgcccaaatgcagccggGATAAGCTCCAGTCACCCCCGCAACCCTGAgatgaacaagcggtagaaaatgtatatatatatatatatatatatatatatatatatatatatatatatatatatatatatatatgtatatgtatatcagaAACGCTTTTACTGTCCAAAATCTCACAGTCTTGCTGTATAGCTTTGGGTTGCTAGGCAACCACTTTGAGCTTGCGTTTTAGCCAGTTAGCCTTTGGCTTGCGGCCCTTTCAGTTTGAGGATTTTATCAGTGAAGGAGGCTTTGTTTTCTCAgaaagtttttaattgtgatgagacaaaAAAAGATGCCACAGTGCACCTTTATTACAGCGGAGtagaaggcactaccgggacacaagccgatgaaggatcgcctcacactgctagtttgtgctaacgctagcggTGACTACAAAAAGCCACTGTGTACATcactgtgtacatatatatatatatatatatatatatatatatatatatatatatatatatatatatatataccatattatATATTcagcaattattatttatttatttatttttattgtgattacttatggagtacattgtatatatatatatatatatgtttatatatatgtatatatatatatgtttatatatatgtatatactgtatgtatactgtatatgtagggcctcaccttttctcctccaaacatattgttgggtattgtggccaaaccactcaatttttgtttcatctgacatcacatggacaaagataagaccttctggaggaaagttctgtggtcagataaaacaaaaattgagctgtttggccacaatacccagcaatatgtttggaggagaaaaggtgaggcctttaatctcaggaacaccaccctactgtcaagcatggtggtggtagtatcatgctctgggcctgttttgctgccaatggaactggtgctttacagagagtaaatgggacaatgaaaaaggaggattacctccaaattcttcaggaaaacctaaaatcatcagcccggacgttgggtcttgggcgcagttgggtgttccaacaggacaatgaccccaaacacacgtcaaaaatggttaaatcaggctagaattgaggttttagaatggccttcccaaagtcctgacctaaacgtgtggacaatgctgaagaaacaagtccatgtcagaaaaccaacaaatttagctgaactgcaccaattttgtcaagaggagtggtcaaaaactcaaccagaagcttgccagaagcttgtggatggctaccaaaagcgcctttttgcagtgaaacttgccaagggacatgtaaccaaatattaacattgctgtatgtatacttttgacccagcacatttggtcatattttcagtagacccataataaattcacaaaagaaccaaacttcatgaatgtttggttgtaactagggctgggcgatattgccttttttttaatgtcgcaatattttaaggccatatcgcgatacacgatatatctctcgatattttgccttagccttgaatgaacacttgatgcatataatcacagcagtatgatgattctatgtgtctacattaaaacattcttcttcatactgcattaatatatgctacttttaaactttcgtgcagagaaggaaatcacaactaaaaaaatcactaattttttcatacggtgttgatctggaaatgtttgcctcggcattttgatggtgtggacgtgtggcactgaacggagatattgacgtgcggagtaaacactcttcattgtctagcgggtgacttttcaaatgatgctacatattagcagtgtagccgaatgtcctgggttcgcctatacagtgtacttatctaataaaataataaacaggagacattagagcaggttcggtagccaccgcttctttaatgtcaacatcacacacctccttccacaaccacacaccccctacgtcacagccctacggcaactctggagggacaaaactcctcctccttactaacacactccggtaacttgggacaccctgaactgtttgttacagcagtaatgctactttttatagcaacgcttttgccccacacttgacaaattacggttgtctgtttgacatattcccacttgaaaccaaaccaccgccagacgatggaccccctgctgttttttcggggaattaattattcctccatttgtttacagattcgcaccttctttctcttgtattagcactcgcaccactccgccagcatcacagctaacgttggtCATGCTGCTACCTTTCTGcttggggagggcgtatacgtacagtatgtgacgtatgtcgtgacagtatgtgacgtgtgtaagaaggtgcgcttgtctgtttgtgagaaggagagagcgaggagagcctgtagtgtaatgcccgcagctaaaagcaactgcgtgagaacgtatactcgatatcacgataaagtcattttctatatcgcacagagacaaacccgcgatatatcgcccagccctagttgtaaCCAACAAGTATGAAAACATGTCAGgttaaaattccatctaatataacaaaaatattgtctgattacaacaaAATTTGAAAAGTGAATGAATGAAGTGTTCGTACGTCGAGACAAAGTTCGCACAAAGAGGCATATTTGATGTAAAGGTTCGTAAACATAGAGACGTTTGTAAatgaaggttccactgtatttattCATGCTGTTTCTAAACTACTCTACAAATGTATATTTCATGTGTATTTGAAAACATTTcaatttgtggaaaaattgcgGAGGGAATATAATAAACTATTGAAAAAAACGACTAACCCACCAAAAATTTCACAAGCTTCCTGCATTACCCCTGCGGACCCCTTAGGGGTCACAGTCCCTCTGTTGAAGACTTCTgaactaaataaatattaaaaaatccTTACAGATCTGACTTCAATCCAAAACCATTTTGATAGCCAATTTTTTTACCTGTCGCATGTCCAGCTGCCCCCAGTCAAAATTCATACTTCATGTTGGGGGTGGTGCTTGTGAACGTGTGCTTCAGTCAATGAAGTCCGTTGACAAACTGCGCATGCACCTGGCTGAGCGCACCTTCAGCTCATGGTAGCACTGCACAAAGCTATGGTAGATGAAGGTGATTGGCAGCGCTAGAAGCACGATTCCACTCACCACACACAACCCGCCCAGCACGCGACCTGCCACGGTCACTGGGTACATGTCTCCATAGCCCACTGTCGTCATGGAGATGATGACCCACCAGCTTGCAGCGGGGATACTGGTGTAGTCCTGATTGCCTCCTTCTAGAAGTTGGGCCAAAGCACTAAAAATGGCCATGGCCACAAAGATGAATACGAGAAGCATGACCATCTCGCGATAGCAACGACGCAGCGTCAGGCCGAGGGTTTGCAGGCCGAGGAAGTGACGTGCGAGCTTGATCACCCAGAAGATCCTCATGATGCGTAGCACGCGCAGCGTCACGCCCGCCCGCTGGAGCTGAGAGTTCTCGCCCGTCAGGTGTGTCACAGTCACAGAGACATAATAAGGAGTGATGGCCAGCAGGTCGATGATGTTTAGTGGCCGGCGCACAAACTCACATTTGTCCCGGGACACGATGAAACGGACAATACACTCAGCGGTGAACCAACCGATACACACCGCCTCGATGATCCTGCAAACATTCAACCAGAGAGAGGGGAGAGaaacattgtaaatcccacattctttattttcatgtacgttcttggtgtctcattcagtaaaaaacatattaaattccattcctttttttaaggtgatctgtcataacgtttttagcattcagacattattgtgaggttttgtattagtgttcctaaaaatagatataccggcccccagacacatttttttctctaaatttgaccccccgagtcaaaataattgtccGGGCCTGACCTAGGACCTAATTttctaaaggtttgtgtgtactaaaacgtgcaaagttgatagcacacgcaaagctgatctactaagtgtTTTGCGTCtgttacatcagtggtccccaaccttttcctaacttttttttttttttttttttggtcatacaaaaatacaatcatgtgtgcttacagactgtatccctgcagactgtattgatctatattgatgtataatgtaggaaccacaaatattaataacagaaagaaacaacccttttgtgcgaatgagtgtgaatgagtgtaaatgggggagggaggtttgttgggttggtgcactgattgtaagtgtatcttgtgtttattatgttgatttaattaaaaaaaaaaaaaaaaaaattcttgtgcggcccggtaccaatcgatccacggcccggtggttggggaccactgtgttacatgtgcagaataaggcatgcaatcccttttgcgtctctgtcctcattaatatgcagaatttatgctgatcatcaaaacacccacaatacagGGAGGACAGAATGCAAATATTTTATACAGCACTCATCACTGTTTTGGGCATtctattttgcattttatttatcTGAAAGAGAGTCCTCCGTCCTACGTGTacgtttcaacatatttggacggtcagaaattaaaaatattagacaaattgtctattcagcaacattctTTTATAACTTCATAAGTGTTagataacttaaaggggaactgcactttttttggaattttgcctaccgttcacaatcattaaacatgacgacggatggattgttTTGTAATTCAACTCattttaaatattacaaaaatgtaattaaagtctgcttacagcacagccaatgggagctccactatatcAACcccaaaatccaataaataaccatccaaaaaccgccaactactccatttacatgtcgtgacttgaatattaaccaagtattagtgatattgtcattataagcgctaacacagacaaactatttatagcgaagCCGGGATCACTTCCATgtatccctatgtttacatcatcgatggGTCTGCCGCTTCCTCggttccttgctccctgtacgtTTATTctacatcataaatcatgcatcacaCCTGCACAGAAaatgtctgagtaggtattccgacaagttggtagactttgacagccatttaggacctaaaACTGACAAGAAAGACAATAAAAGCGCTTGTTCCCCCCCGCACCTCTACCGCGAGCCCCACACcccgtttcttcgcgaggattataagacatttttcatcccaatgggaatatatgaacaacccagcagtcggcatcccaatgacagcagacattgtacagtatgtacagtgatGTTTTGTTGtgcttgttggctctcatgaagtctacaGCGGGCAGAAATCGGTGCTGAAGAAAAGAAACCCCACaaattaaggcccaagctgtttgtttacatgctttttttatttctctttgctccttgggcttattggaccctaattagaataaaatgatatgatgtatttagtccataagtacacaaatgtgtacttcatgtttagtgacatgctaattcttatttttacaatttttttttccaaattccattgtatgttatactcttctgacaccaacagatggcagtataagtgtccacataagtgaccataagaccccaattcagtattgtacacaattttggaaataagagctaaaaggtgctgtccacgcattttccactaagcctttagaggttgttAATgcacgcgtatgcttaaaatgatcatagtacgtaaatattaaatattattacaaacctgcccattactacattacatatatacttacatcatgaagataaaaccttaatggaggtgtttggatgttttttaggggctctataagcAGAATGAAACGGCTTGCACAGgccccattgtaagcagacttttgatcgaatgtatttaatatttaggatgcattaaaaaaaaaaatccatccgtcgtcatgtctttcataatgattgtgaaca
This genomic interval from Nerophis lumbriciformis linkage group LG07, RoL_Nlum_v2.1, whole genome shotgun sequence contains the following:
- the LOC133609265 gene encoding voltage-gated potassium channel regulatory subunit KCNG3-like; protein product: MKFGSSLCTLNVGGRRFSFSVELMKHLPLSRLSRLYRCVSESELLELCDDYDRDRNEFFFDRHSEAFSFIMLYLQHGKLRFVPHMCELSFYNEMLYWGLESADLQVCCQRRLDERLSDCFVHFFPEEEPQGPEEPRDRWLERMRRTFEEPTSSLAAQILAFVSVVFVLISMVMLCASTLPEWKAAETLDEHRIIEAVCIGWFTAECIVRFIVSRDKCEFVRRPLNIIDLLAITPYYVSVTVTHLTGENSQLQRAGVTLRVLRIMRIFWVIKLARHFLGLQTLGLTLRRCYREMVMLLVFIFVAMAIFSALAQLLEGGNQDYTSIPAASWWVIISMTTVGYGDMYPVTVAGRVLGGLCVVSGIVLLALPITFIYHSFVQCYHELKVRSARCMRSLSTDFID